The Caldicellulosiruptor acetigenus DNA window TGCCGCTTGTTGAGGTTGAAAATGAATATGAAATTGAAAAAGCTTTGAAGTGTGGTGCAAAACTCATAGGAATCAATAACAGAAACCTGGATGATTTGTCCATCGACATAACAAAGACAGAAAGGCTTTTGAAGTATATTCCAAAAGAAGTTGCTGTGATAAGCGAAAGTGGAATTAAGACAAGAGAGGATTTTGACTATATACTTTCGCTTGGTGTTGATGGATGTTTGATAGGGACATCTTTTATGAAATCGCAAAATCCGCTTGAAATAATTGGTGATAGGATATGATAGTAAAGTTTTGCGGGCTAAAGAGGCTTATTGATATTGAGATGTGCAATAAACTTCAGCCTGATATGATAGGCTTAATATTTGCTCCTAGTCCAAGAAAGGTTGAAAAAGACCTTGCAAAAGATATTGTTTTAGCAAAAAGTCCTTCAATAAAATCAGTGGGAGTTTTCAAAGACCAGAACATATCAGAGGTTATAGAAATAGCAACTTATCTTCAACTTGACTTTGTGCAGCTGCACGGCAAAGAAGATTATGAGTATATAAAGCATTTGAAAGACCTTGGATTTAAGGTAATAAAGGCTATTGAAGTTGAGACAGCAGAAGATATAAAGAGAGCTAAACGCTATACAGAAATAGCTGACTTTGTGCTTCTTGACAGGCCAAAAGGAAGCAGCATAGATATAACAGAGGTTACAAAATTTGCAGACTTTGCTTACATCATTGCAGGTGGGATAACGCCTGAGAATGTAGATAAATACCTAAATCTAAATCCAGTTGGTATAGATATCAGCTCAGGAATTGAGACAGATGGTTTTAAAGATTTTGCAAAGATGAAAAAGATTATTGATAAGGTAAATAAATACAAGGTTGGTGAAACAAAAAATGGATAGGTATTTTGGAAGGTTTGGTGGAATGTATGCACCAGAAACTCTTATGCCAGCTCTTTTAGAGATAGAAGAAGAGTTTTGCAAGCTTGTGAAAGACGAAAAATTCAATCAAGAGTATGAGTACTATCTCAAAAACTATGTTGGAAGACCATCGCCACTTTACTTTGCCAAAAACTTGAGCGAGCATCTTGGAGTTAAAATATATCTCAAAAGAGAAGACATAAACCACACCGGTGCCCATAAAATAAACAACTGCATAGGCCAGGCACTTTTGGCAAAGCATATGGGCAAAAAAAGACTTATTGCCGAGACAGGAGCAGGTCAGCATGGTGTTGCAACAGCCACCGTTGCTGCTCTTTTTGGGATGGAATGCGAGATATTTATGGGTGAAGAAGATGCAAAAAGGCAGTTTCATAACGTGCAAAGGATGAAAATGCTTGGCAGCAAGGTAAGAGTAGTTAACAAGGGAAGCAAGACATTGAAAGACGCAATAAACGAGGCAATGCGTGACTGGAGCGAGACGTTTGAATACACCTTTTATCTTTTTGGTACAGCTGCAGGACCTCATCCGTTCCCAACAATTGTAAAATACTTTCAAAGTGTGATTGGGAAAGAGACAAAAGAGCAGATAAAAAGCTTAGAAGGAAGACTTCCAGACTATGTCTTTGCGTGTGTGGGTGGTGGTTCTAACGCAATTGGTATCTTCTCAGCGTTTTTGGAAGATCATGAGGTAAAGCTTATTGGTGTTGAGGGTGCAGGAGAGGGAATACATACAGGCAAAACGGCTGCAACGCTATGCAGTGGGTCTGTTGGAATCTTGCATGGTGCAAAGACATATATTTTACAGGATGAGGAAGGGCAAATTCAAAACACTCATTCAATCTCAGCAGGGCTTGACTACCCGGGTGTTGGACCTGAACATGCGTATTTGAAAGAAACAGGAAGGGTTGAGTATGTGGGGGCTACTGATAAAGAAGCTGTGGATGCATTTTTGCTGCTCACAAGGCTTGAAGGGATAATTCCGGCTTTAGAGAGCAGCCATGCACTTGCAGAGGTTATTAAAAGGGCGAAGATGGGACTTTTCAAGAGCAGTGACATTATTGTTGTGAACCTTTCTGGAAGAGGTGATAAGGATATAAATACAGTACTTGAGCTTTGGAAGGATGATGAGCTATGAATTTAATAGATGAAAGATTTGAAAGGCTAAAAAAAGAGGGAAAAAAAGCTTTCATAGGCTATGTAACGTTTGGGTATCCCTCTTTTGAAGAGACACTTGGGTTTATAAAGCTTGTATATTCATATGTAGACATTTTAGAGATTGGTTTTCCTTTTTCTGACCCTATTGCAGATGGTGAAATTATTCAAAAAGCTTCTATAAAAGCTCTTAGTGAAGGTGTTAAATTGAGCCACCTTTTTGAAAGCATTGAAAAGTTTAAAAAAGATAAGCCGGTTGTGCTAATGCTGTATGCAAACACAGTTTACAAAAGGGGAATTGATAGGTTTTTTGAAAGTAGCAAAGCTTGCGGTGTAGATGGCGTTATAATCCCCGATGTTTCGTTCGAGGAGAGCTTTGAGTTCAAAGAAGCAGCTGAAAAGTTTGGTGTTACTTATATTGACCTTGTATCTATATCTTCTCTTGAGAGAGCCAAGATGATAGGTAAGCAGTCTAAAGGTTTTTTGTACTGTGTTTCAAGAAAAGGCGTGACAGGTTTTAAAGGGCAGATTGAGGACAGGATTTTTACTTTCTTGAGAGAACTGAAAACTGTTACCCCAACACCTTTGGCAGTTGGGTTTGGTATAAAGGGTAAAGAAGATGTTCAGAAGTTCAAAGACCTTGCAGATGGTATTGTCATTGGAAGCGCAATAATCACAAAGATAGATGAAGGGAAAGACAAGCTTGAAGATTTCTTGAAAGAAATCTCTGAAAGTCTAAAAGACAAATAAATTTAAGGGGATGCAAAAAACATCCCCTTTTTATATTTTCGCCTTCCTACCGTGCTACCCTTCAGTTTACAGG harbors:
- the trpB gene encoding tryptophan synthase subunit beta, encoding MDRYFGRFGGMYAPETLMPALLEIEEEFCKLVKDEKFNQEYEYYLKNYVGRPSPLYFAKNLSEHLGVKIYLKREDINHTGAHKINNCIGQALLAKHMGKKRLIAETGAGQHGVATATVAALFGMECEIFMGEEDAKRQFHNVQRMKMLGSKVRVVNKGSKTLKDAINEAMRDWSETFEYTFYLFGTAAGPHPFPTIVKYFQSVIGKETKEQIKSLEGRLPDYVFACVGGGSNAIGIFSAFLEDHEVKLIGVEGAGEGIHTGKTAATLCSGSVGILHGAKTYILQDEEGQIQNTHSISAGLDYPGVGPEHAYLKETGRVEYVGATDKEAVDAFLLLTRLEGIIPALESSHALAEVIKRAKMGLFKSSDIIVVNLSGRGDKDINTVLELWKDDEL
- the trpA gene encoding tryptophan synthase subunit alpha, with the protein product MNLIDERFERLKKEGKKAFIGYVTFGYPSFEETLGFIKLVYSYVDILEIGFPFSDPIADGEIIQKASIKALSEGVKLSHLFESIEKFKKDKPVVLMLYANTVYKRGIDRFFESSKACGVDGVIIPDVSFEESFEFKEAAEKFGVTYIDLVSISSLERAKMIGKQSKGFLYCVSRKGVTGFKGQIEDRIFTFLRELKTVTPTPLAVGFGIKGKEDVQKFKDLADGIVIGSAIITKIDEGKDKLEDFLKEISESLKDK
- a CDS encoding phosphoribosylanthranilate isomerase codes for the protein MIVKFCGLKRLIDIEMCNKLQPDMIGLIFAPSPRKVEKDLAKDIVLAKSPSIKSVGVFKDQNISEVIEIATYLQLDFVQLHGKEDYEYIKHLKDLGFKVIKAIEVETAEDIKRAKRYTEIADFVLLDRPKGSSIDITEVTKFADFAYIIAGGITPENVDKYLNLNPVGIDISSGIETDGFKDFAKMKKIIDKVNKYKVGETKNG